The Malus sylvestris chromosome 3, drMalSylv7.2, whole genome shotgun sequence genomic sequence TGGATAACTTTTCAGTGGTTGAATGGTGTTCTTCAAaatgttttgattaattttcttGAAGTTCAGTTGCtagctagttttttttttttagggatgaTAGTGTTCTCATTCCcttaatcttattaaaataaaaacagaaatacAAACAATGGTGcggatgcaaatttctgccttcttcttggacgaaaatgcacctgcaaaacaattgacaccttaggttaaggccaagagcgtcatgcgcccatgatgaatgggggggctttggtcaaagaacctccgatgccaaagttagaatttgagggaaaaCGTATTTGgagaaatttggagaatttcAGAAGAGAATTAGATTTAGGTTGTTTGAGAAAATGAGGggctatatataggggtgtggccggcttTATTAGGAAATTTGGGATCAGACACATATGGTTGATTTGTGGgattgattgcaagatattatgtgaaataatatcttgcaattaatttggtaattaatcaattaatcccaatttgaaaagaataattgaGAGTTACCTTGTGGGCAATGATTTGATGAGAAGTGATGAGAGAGTTTTAAAAGAatatcattttgatcacctttgagcTCGATTGAGTTATTATTGTTTGTTACATGTGTGAGAATCCTGGTGTGCCTTAAgggtaattttatctttttaactcaaaagctcatgtgtcgcctccatatttttcttgattattttttgttccACAAAGGGCAATACAAAGCCAAGCCTtcttgaggaaaaaaaaaaacgtaaaaccaaaaatcaaccccacatacaaagaaaacatatgatGAAAATCATTTGAAACGAGGGATGGTAGAAGCAGAAAGATCATGAATATAAGCAAAAATTTCACATGAAAGAACGTTCACCATAAGTAATGTGCATCATGATTTGCACGAAAGTTAGCTACATGCAGTTGCTAGCTAGTACAGTAGTAGCTATATCACTcaacttttattttatgtttttattatttattagctgTACCAACAGTTATATGAATTTGAAACATTTGTCAACATTAAGACAGAGTATTTAGAGTTAATGAAGAATTTGGTACAAAACCGAGTGTAATGATGTTCTAAGATTTATACAGTTAATAAGACTTTActgtttttgtttgttgtaaGAAAAAGACTATTATTAAATCAAGTGCTTGTTTAATAGCAAAAATATTAGAGACTACTGAAAGAACAAAAAGAGTATATACACTTGTCTTGTCACTGTCATATTCTTGTGGAGTTCATGTGCGATATTAATTTATAAGTACAACATTGGTTGTAACTTGTAACTAATTTGATCATAATGGAAAACCTAACTTATTTAGTTCCCTCTTCAGATCTGacttataaataataaataaaaaagaaaactagtgaaaaaggtttgaaattttttaattttaacgttaaggacaaaataaatggtaaaatgaatagtactagaattgattttttaatataaaaatgtggtttttcgttaaagtgaatagtaccgaaaacttttcgctaaaaaaaaaaaaagaagaaatgtaCGATCTCATGTAATTGGTACCGGGTAGGCATGCGTGGACCTGTAATACAAgtcaagaaaaatattaaagggGATCCTATCTTCTATAAGTAGCATGGTAATCGATAAATAGTTCTACCTTCGCTGTTTCATTGGGTTTCCATCCCAAAAACTTAAAACTTCTATCACACAATATTCTCTCAAAAATGCCGCCGGTAAgccttttcatatatatatatatatatattctactaCTCTTGCATCTTGTTGCAGTTATAtacattttatacattttttcttttaatccaACTGAAACTAATTAATAAGGCGAGAAGGTTTTCTTAAATTAGCTGACATTAATTAAATGTATAAATTGATCATATTGTTTACACATCTTTTGTACAAATTGATGGTGCAGCAAATGAAGATCGTTGTGAAGGTGCCAATGCACTGTGACAAATGCAGAAGAAAGGCCTTGAAGATTGCAGCTCGTGCACAGGGTATGTGCCTTATGATATTATCATGattcaaattttctttcaaCGATTTCATTGTTAATTATAGTTGGCATGGTTATTAAAGAGTATCATAATTAATGAAAGCAGGTGTTAGTAAAGTGTCGATagaaggagaaaacaaagatCTTGTGGAGGTGATCGGGGATGATGTAGACTCGGTTTGCTTGACGAGGTCATTGAGGAAAAAGCTCGGCTGTTCCTGCACCATAGTCAAAGTTGAAGAAGTGAAGCCGGCAGTTAAAACTGAGGAAAAGTCAACTCCAGCTCCTTCAGCAAGCTGTGTTCAATACTGTTGCACTCCCCAGTTTCGTCCAATGTACTGTGAACTGGTTCATGAATATCCAGAACCAACCACTTGCTCCATAATGTAATTGCGTATGACATGAATTAGTTGAACTTGATTatgatcattttcattttctcttttcccttGTAGATGCATGGATCTAAAGTTGATAAGAAATATTTATATCAATTGCTTCTctctttgaaattttgtttgtgtttctgCTTGTGCCTTTTTCATGCGTTTCCTAACCTATATGGAATTGCTCAGGTACTACGAAACATTTCTGATCATAAGTGCTTTTACAAGAAACACTTTTATCACAAACATAACAAGTTTGTAATCCAAAGAGACCATTTATATAAGTTGCCTTTAATTATGTACTTGTACTGATCCATACTAATTTTTGACCAATAAATGGGTGAAAGTGTGATTATATAGCAGCATGTGTGGATGCATGGTTAATCAGGGTGTCAACACACTTAAAACTATCTCTATTTCTTGATTACTCTACAAAATGGGTCCTGTCCACCTAAGCTTTCTCCGCGTGTGGCTGGCTGTTAACCACAAGGTCGAAGTTTCAACCAATCTTCTAGGGGTgcgtttcttttatttttctataaaaaatgaGTTATTCCATTGATCAAGCAGAAAAAATACAATCTAGTCTGTTGTGGGTGTTGTCTAGCTTTACGAGTGATATGGACTTGCTTGTTGCAGTGACTTTTGTGGGCTTGAGTATAGATCAGTGGTGGCTGAGCAGGCCATCTACTTTATTTAATGTATACGCAAGATTCTTtttaaattaagaaattgaTCATTGGAGATGATGCACCCATATTATTGTTTTGTTTCATCATCATacgaggaaaagaaaaaggatagGGAAGATCACAGAATTGAACTGACTAGGTAGAATACTAAAGAAGAAGGCTCGAAAGTTATGACCCCAACTCAATAATGAAATAGGGAGTAATTTCACCACAAGAGTAGAAACGTGGTGATGACACAACTTTATTATATCCAAGGGATGATTTCGTTTTGCTTTTGATTTTGGGACTGAAGGTTTCATTGCGAAAAAACCATTGGAGGCAACTTAATTTTATGTACATTACACATACAAAAACTTATTACTTGCCACATCAGATAATGAATCATTGTAGTCTAAAACTGTATAGGTGGTCCAGTGGTTGGAGACGAATTCTAGACACGTATTTTACACAACATATGTCCTGAGTTCGATTCATAGAGTTGGGTGAATCACAAGATGGTGGCCAGGAGAGACTAAAATGACTATGTAAATCTTCTCGGCCCCCGAAAGAGTAAACTGCTGTGACAAAGCCACCGACTGGTCatcttttaaaaaaatgaaataaaattgtcGTTTCTCTAACATTTttctattataaaatattaaactttttttttgaaCTGGGTAAAAGCTTAAACTTAATTTCAAATTCGACTTTCAATTTGTGTAACATTATTCTCCCTATACATACTTTTCGGGGAATTCATCGAAAGATGGCCAAATTAATCTACACCATGTACTACTCTTGTGGCCTCAAAGTGAGGACACAAGTCAATGTGACGATGTTGAGACACAAATCTATGTGACGATGTTGAGACACAAGTCAATGTGACGATGTTGAGCCAAAAAACAACGCAGAGAAATTTTGGCCGGATTGTACCACAAGCCAATATAGTTCAATCATAGGCACCCGATCCACATGTCAAGTAAGCTACTGCTTAATTGATCTTATCTCTTTAGTGACAAATCAAACATTGAAGTATATATTATAGGAAAACAATTTTTATGCTATCTCCAATTAAACAACcaaatgttaaactaaattATACGTAGGGTTTTTATCACGATTTGATCTTTGAAATTGGACCTTCCAatcaaaatgatttttgaaatttgtttgtaccatacttgaccaatctcgaaactactgaacatcggtcaacgttataccgtcaaggatccagaagagtttccctccaaccaagagaccaatcacagtgcgacacgtgtcgacatcagaagccaatcatagcgcgacgcgtgtcaacatcagaagtcaatcacaacacgacacgtgtcaatgtcagaacaaagctagaaactctcttctataaaaggagatcattctcccacaatatttcctaatgtcatttgtattaaatcattcactagtactcactaaaggagagtttgaacatatgtacttgtgtaaacccttcacaattaatgagaactcctttactccgtggacgtatccaatctgggtgaaccacgtacatcttgtgtttgcttccctgtctctatccatttacatacttatccacactagtgaccggagcaatctagcgaatgtcacaaacttaacattttctgttgtaccaaagtccccactgattttgtgaaTCAACAATTAAAAATCCATCAATTTGATCCCTAAAAATGGACCGCAAAGCAATTTGATCATTCTGTTTCATCTTCATTAAATTCTCTGTTAATATGCTAATGTGACAAACAAGTGGGTCACATGGATACAATCATATGGTGCCACGTGGATTaatcataaaaccaatttttGTATCTTCTAAGGTGGGGATCCTACTTTTAACTCTAATGGCATGTTTACGTAAGGGTAATcggaataaaaaaaaggaattgaatTTCGATTACGGAGTATTCCGGTGTTTACTAAATATTAAGGAATAAAAAAAGTGGTAGAGCCCACACGAAACAAGGAATCCAATTCCTGAAATTGGAGGAACCGGATTCCCTAGTTTTGTGAGGTATTTGAATTCCCTGAGGGCAAGGGAATCGCGAATGCATCTTTTATTCCAATTATGCCCTCACTTGTTTCTTATTATCCCAACATTGCCCTTCATTTGACATTTATTATatcatttttaataaataaataaaacctatttatatatttttatatagataattttattatataaatttaattaagaatttaatttaattaattagtatgaaaataatttatttatgtaagggcaatttagtcatcaacttagttttcattccgattaaagtgaattagtaaacaacttatatagaCTCAACATCATTCTTGtcatcttttaataaataaataaaacctattaATACATGCTTATATAGacgaattttattatataaatttaattaagaatttaatttaattaattagtatgaaaataatttatttatgtaagggtaatatagtaatcaacctagttttcattccgattgaaatgaattagtaaacaacttatatggacttaaacatCATTCCTACTCTGATTCCtgacagttttagtaaacaacttcaacaggaaTCAGAATCTGatttcacctcatttcaattcctcctcaatccaattctctctcaatccaattcctctcaatttgattacggattagtaaacgcgccaTAAAGTTAATATGTGCACGTCATGAGCACCTTGCTTTTTAATGTTATATAGAATTGTCTATAACTATTGAGCCCAAAGCTAAACATGACTTTGCATTTGACTCCAAAGTACTGAACAACTCATATAAGCACTAAATCTCGAATATCCTTGATCATGAGATGTATAATATTTGTCACAATAAATTAAGTGAGACCTATTCAAGATTAATATTTTGTTAGTGAATGCAAAACCTGTTGTCAATCTTAATTAAGTGATGGATTGTAATTCCCTCTATTTTGAATTCAAACCCTCTCTATTTTTGGTGtagaataatataaaatatcgtTTGTAATAGTTTGTGTAATAATCAATCCAAAAAAAATGGCGTAATTTAAAGGCTTTCACATATATATGATTTGTGTCATGAAGTTCATATTATTCATTCTGGAATCACAAGAAGCTTCTACAGCTATCTAGCTAGCTGCTATGTGTATTTCACGTAAAGTACTTAAGAAATGAAAGATTAATTTCCAACTAATTATTTTAATCAAATCAAAGTAGAATCGACTGGGTCTTACTAAAGAATTTGAGTAATCTACGGTGGCTTTGACCAAGCGTGTGGAAACCTAGGCTTTTAAGCTGTGGGAATATCTCGTCTGCTGTTGAGATTAGTCAACAGCAGGTAATGATAATATAAGACGACGAAGCTCCTATAAATACAGCATAGCTTTTTGCTACTTTTTATTGACCTCTAAAGTGCTCAAgtacaagaaacaaaaatagcCAACAAAAATTCATATAGAGTTTCCGTACGAAAAACAATCTAGCCTTTTGTACAATGGTGCAGCAAAAGATAGTTGTGAAGGTGCACTTGAGCTCTGAAAAACACAGAACCAAGGCGTTGAAGATTGCTGCAGTCGCTAAAGGTATGCAAAATATATGCACCAATCTTTAAACTTAAGGCTATCCTCATCCACGATCTAAAGGGATCTTTTAgtccataaaatatctaaaagcCATCTCCAGCAAGCAGGTTATAAGTAGGCTGCATCTAGTGATCAGCAGGCTAAAGGGCCACAGGCTTGGCAAATATAGCAAGCCTTTTAGCCAAGCTAATCTTTTTGGAACCCATGTGGCCCCAGCTATACATTAAAATATGTATATTAGAGGGCCAAAATACAATTCGGGGTATGCTTATCCTTTTATGACCGGGAGATGATTTAGGcactcttattttttttatatattctttGGGAACAATACAATCATTTTTATCTTAACTAATGAATATTAACATTTGATCGAACATGTAAGCAGGCGTGAGCAAAGTGTCGATAGATGCGGAGAAAGAGCAGCTGGAGGTGATTGGAGATGGAGTTGATTCCATGAGATTGACCATGTCGTTGAGGAAGAAGCTTGGCCATGCCACCATACAAAGTGTTGAAGAAGTTAAAGGTAAAACCGACGAGAAAAAGCCAACTACTTATCCAATAACTTGGACATCAAGCTATATCCAATATCCacaacatcctccacactaTCACGTAGTTCATGATCAATATCCACAAGAAACCAAGTGTTCTATTATGTAATTGTTGACTCTGAGTTTAATGATTAATCATCTTTACCAACCAACATTCACAATCAAGATCGTCAATGCTCATTTGTGCTGAATGCTGAGTTATACCACTATTTTGAAATTATAATCTCTATACTTGTACTAACAATTAGATTTTGTTGGATCTTTTTAACCATGGACTTGTACCTCTGTCTCCTACTACAAATTGGGCAACTGAGAATCCACGCACCTTACCTGTCAATATGCATTTAAGAGAAAGAATCAGGTTTAAGTTTACACCGCCtatgataaaataaaaattgacatGTGAAAAATTTCAAGAGTTAAGGGCACATTTATAACAGTGATGTTTCACCTCGATCCCACTCTCACTCCCACTCATGTGTGGGGGGAGTACATCATCGTTACATGAAAGTTATACTTCAGCTTATAGAAAAATACTTACGTGTACCTGAAACATGTTTCatgtagtgtttttttttttttttctcactgcAATTCGTAGAGGAATGCATTCAAAATAGGGCTAATGACCAAATGATGTTATggggttttgagtttttagcTTGTGTGACTGGTGATTATGTTTTGGTGATCGATTACATTAAATCTTCATCAGGTAATAATTTTGGGATAAACTTTTAGATTGtggtaatgtttttttttgtaagcGATCTTGCAAACACAAAAGGCCCACCACAAGTATAAGTCTTTGCCTGGATTGACTTACAAGCATAGGTGATTCCTATGCCACACGACATCAGCAATACCATAAGTAACTACAGGATGTTTGTCCTTGACTAAACGCGGACTGATGATGAAAGTTGcaattgattgattttgttcttattctctcactcattttGGATACTATCATAGTATAAATAATTAGTAATTAGACTATGTACAGTTGACTGGTTGTCAAGAAACTTTATCATTTAGTTACTTATATATAGGGTTATTAGGATCCGGTGGCACATGCTTTTGACATATATATTGGACACATATTTTGGTGAAGCTCACTCTGCAATGTATTTCAATTATCCAACCGTTTATCTTTTACGTCTTACCTCACAGATCATGTCTACAGAAAATCATCCAAATTCGAAATCATATGactgttaaattaaatttattgttTCTTGTAAACCAAGATCAATCAAATGTAGAACGCAGAAC encodes the following:
- the LOC126615001 gene encoding heavy metal-associated isoprenylated plant protein 41-like; translation: MVQQKIVVKVHLSSEKHRTKALKIAAVAKGVSKVSIDAEKEQLEVIGDGVDSMRLTMSLRKKLGHATIQSVEEVKGKTDEKKPTTYPITWTSSYIQYPQHPPHYHVVHDQYPQETKCSIM
- the LOC126614999 gene encoding heavy metal-associated isoprenylated plant protein 47-like — encoded protein: MPPQMKIVVKVPMHCDKCRRKALKIAARAQGVSKVSIEGENKDLVEVIGDDVDSVCLTRSLRKKLGCSCTIVKVEEVKPAVKTEEKSTPAPSASCVQYCCTPQFRPMYCELVHEYPEPTTCSIM